A window from Flavobacterium gyeonganense encodes these proteins:
- a CDS encoding SusC/RagA family TonB-linked outer membrane protein — translation MKLTKLLLFCFSSLLFSVIAVAQDITVNGIINDESGMPVPGATILIKGTNKATASDFDGKFQINAPSNGTLTITFVGYNTIEEVVNGRTKIEIRLKPESQNLNEVVVVGYGTQKKSVVTGAISSIKAEQIATLSVGLSTQVLQGQAAGVTVMAQSGAPGAGAKVRIRGAGSNGNSDPIYVVDGMRTGNIDFLDSNDIEKIEILKDAASAAIYGADGGNGVVMITTKKGKAGSMKVTYSNQFGFQSLRTKLEMMNADQYVKWIDETKPPGNRPNVADWEGKKGTDWLDEAAEDAAPMQHHTLQLAGGNEVSTFLISGNFFTQDGIFGGDKTNFKRTTVRANSNHKVSKYLEVGENFSLSVNKRKAFTEDDSFNGIMNHAMLMDPLTPVFYPNGTALPQHVQDALAAGKVLIKNKNGEYYGISEYIDGEIANPIGQIAIDHGLSQETKIIGNVYANIKPFEGFVFTTRYGIEQAFNNYDDWSQKAWWNSTKENTTNSKTYNQGIFKTWLFENFATYTKTIGKHEFSAMIGMSAQDTEYRYLNTRASGMIKEGDQWAPVGETPVTGTISGNITPSSMNSYFGRLTYSYDNKYLFQASLRNDNSSLFAPDKRAGYFPAVSAGWIISNESFWGTETVNHLKLRASWGQNGSTSNIAAGQWQAFITKDGLKYPDALGNYHTVGELKALPNEDITWETTEQTDLGFDVRAFNNRLSFGFDYYKKVTKDLLTPSSPPLSTGYAAPYANAGDVTNKGFEIEAGWRESGHKFNYGINLNLTTIKNEVTYLNPLLTRVDGANLPVLGTVTSFELGKPVWFFRGYKTDGIFQNQAQIDAYKTALGNVSTWNPTPGAPIVVDTNGDGDITDQDKTYIGDPHHDVIVSTTIDFEYKGFDLKIFAQGAFGGENFLALARVDNPASNRPSFFYTDRWTGEGSTNSFPKASYSDPIIYTSDLMVQDASYVKIKQIQFGYNFKSELLSQIKVSNLRLYVSLDDYFTFTKYKGIDPEVGSFSNNSQGIDRGLYPNASRIMTGLSVSF, via the coding sequence ATGAAATTAACAAAATTACTTCTTTTTTGTTTTTCGTCTTTATTGTTTTCAGTTATCGCAGTCGCTCAGGATATCACGGTAAATGGAATAATTAACGATGAAAGTGGAATGCCCGTCCCGGGAGCAACAATTTTAATTAAAGGCACTAATAAAGCAACTGCATCTGATTTTGATGGAAAGTTCCAGATTAATGCTCCCTCTAATGGAACATTAACAATAACCTTTGTGGGATATAATACAATAGAGGAGGTTGTAAATGGAAGAACTAAAATTGAAATCAGATTAAAGCCTGAATCACAAAACTTAAATGAAGTTGTAGTGGTAGGATACGGAACGCAAAAGAAAAGTGTTGTTACAGGTGCTATTTCTTCAATAAAAGCAGAGCAAATTGCCACTTTATCAGTTGGTTTGTCAACACAGGTATTACAAGGGCAAGCTGCCGGTGTAACTGTTATGGCACAATCTGGTGCTCCGGGAGCTGGAGCTAAAGTTCGTATCCGTGGAGCTGGATCAAACGGTAATTCAGACCCTATTTATGTGGTTGACGGGATGCGAACCGGTAATATCGATTTCCTTGACTCTAATGATATCGAAAAAATAGAAATATTAAAAGATGCAGCCTCAGCAGCTATCTATGGAGCTGATGGAGGTAATGGAGTTGTAATGATTACAACTAAAAAAGGTAAAGCAGGATCAATGAAAGTTACTTACAGCAATCAATTTGGTTTTCAGTCTTTGAGAACAAAATTAGAAATGATGAATGCTGATCAGTACGTTAAATGGATTGATGAAACAAAACCTCCGGGTAACAGACCAAATGTAGCAGACTGGGAAGGCAAAAAAGGAACAGACTGGCTTGATGAAGCAGCTGAAGATGCAGCACCAATGCAACACCATACACTTCAGCTTGCAGGAGGAAATGAAGTTTCTACCTTTTTAATTTCAGGCAACTTTTTTACTCAGGATGGGATTTTTGGAGGAGATAAAACCAATTTTAAACGTACAACCGTTAGAGCTAACTCCAACCACAAAGTAAGCAAATATTTAGAAGTTGGGGAAAATTTCTCTCTTTCGGTAAACAAACGTAAAGCTTTTACTGAGGATGACAGTTTCAACGGTATCATGAATCACGCCATGTTAATGGATCCTTTGACACCAGTATTTTATCCTAACGGAACAGCGTTGCCACAACACGTTCAGGATGCATTGGCAGCAGGAAAAGTACTAATCAAAAATAAAAACGGAGAGTATTATGGTATTTCAGAATATATTGATGGAGAAATTGCAAATCCAATTGGACAAATTGCAATTGACCATGGTTTAAGCCAGGAAACGAAAATTATTGGTAATGTATATGCCAATATCAAGCCTTTTGAAGGATTTGTTTTTACAACACGCTACGGTATTGAGCAGGCATTCAATAATTATGATGACTGGTCTCAAAAAGCATGGTGGAATTCTACTAAAGAAAACACTACGAATTCTAAAACTTATAATCAGGGAATTTTCAAAACATGGTTATTTGAAAACTTTGCAACTTACACCAAAACAATCGGTAAGCATGAATTCTCTGCCATGATAGGTATGTCTGCTCAGGACACTGAATATCGCTATTTGAATACACGTGCATCTGGAATGATTAAGGAAGGTGACCAATGGGCGCCTGTTGGTGAAACTCCTGTAACGGGAACTATATCCGGTAATATAACACCATCATCCATGAATTCTTACTTTGGACGTCTTACGTATTCATATGATAATAAATATTTATTTCAGGCTTCTTTAAGAAATGATAACTCTTCGCTTTTTGCACCTGACAAACGTGCCGGGTATTTCCCTGCAGTATCTGCGGGCTGGATCATCTCTAATGAATCATTTTGGGGAACTGAAACTGTAAATCATTTAAAATTAAGAGCATCATGGGGTCAAAACGGATCTACATCTAATATTGCTGCTGGTCAATGGCAGGCATTCATTACCAAAGATGGTTTAAAATATCCGGATGCATTAGGCAACTATCATACTGTAGGTGAACTTAAAGCATTACCTAACGAAGACATTACGTGGGAAACTACGGAACAAACCGATTTAGGATTTGATGTACGAGCTTTTAATAATAGATTATCATTTGGTTTTGACTATTATAAAAAAGTCACAAAAGATTTATTAACTCCTTCATCTCCACCTTTATCAACTGGTTATGCCGCTCCATATGCTAATGCAGGTGATGTAACCAACAAAGGATTTGAAATTGAAGCAGGCTGGAGAGAATCCGGACATAAATTCAACTACGGAATCAACTTAAACCTGACTACAATTAAAAACGAAGTTACGTATTTAAACCCATTGCTTACAAGAGTTGATGGAGCAAACCTGCCAGTATTAGGAACTGTAACTTCTTTCGAATTAGGAAAACCGGTTTGGTTTTTCAGAGGATATAAAACAGATGGTATTTTCCAGAATCAGGCCCAAATTGACGCTTATAAAACAGCTTTAGGAAATGTCTCTACATGGAACCCAACTCCGGGTGCCCCTATAGTTGTTGATACGAATGGTGACGGTGATATTACAGATCAGGATAAAACATACATTGGTGACCCTCACCATGATGTAATAGTTTCAACCACTATAGATTTTGAATACAAAGGATTTGATCTTAAGATTTTTGCACAAGGTGCCTTTGGAGGAGAAAATTTCCTTGCATTAGCGAGAGTTGACAACCCGGCCTCTAATCGTCCGTCATTCTTTTACACTGACAGATGGACTGGAGAAGGAAGTACAAACAGCTTTCCAAAAGCATCTTATAGTGATCCAATCATTTATACAAGTGATTTAATGGTTCAGGATGCTTCTTATGTAAAAATCAAACAAATCCAATTCGGATATAATTTTAAATCAGAATTATTAAGCCAGATAAAAGTGAGCAACCTGAGACTTTATGTTTCATTGGATGATTACTTCACATTTACAAAATACAAAGGTATTGACCCTGAAGTAGGAAGTTTTTCAAATAACTCCCAAGGTATTGACAGAGGTTTGTATCCAAATGCAAGCCGTATCATGACAGGATTATCAGTATCATTTTAA
- a CDS encoding helix-turn-helix and ligand-binding sensor domain-containing protein yields MKSISCFLGTFLFLLAFNNFGQVKNIGTPNLKNYKRTEYKGGTQNWSIDQDKNGNIYFANNSGLIQFDGSTWRRYSLPNNTAIRSLKIDDSGRIFVGGNNEFGYFNAGDKGDLKYYSLSKLISPKDAKDINLIWRIHVFKGEVIFQSFTKALFYKNNNNKVRVLNAPRKFQFSFVVKNRLYFQDKVLGILEYKNQKLYSLKGTKVLNDKEIWAMFPLPDNKILLATLEKGLFVYDFNSITEWNNEANSFIKKNTSLGGAIIKNKFIVLNSVLNGVIICDLNGHIIQHLNRQKGLQNNTILTSFVDNKNNLWLGLDNGITFINENSPFTYFDYSYNIGTVYASVLHQNKLYVATNQGLFYHHWNTPFSDEPFNRVEGTIAQAWNIQVINNVLVCSSNSGALVIENNKVSKILDTRGYFGLKQIPRHPEYAIGEHYNGFSIFKIGSDSAEFINQVQGFDETTSTFEVELDNDYVWFRKSPYLYQMELSDDLKKFESIKRHTRISLVNKGIESLQLINDKVYFQTKNHFYRFSNDQGDFFEDRKMSSLFKNIPLINTVIQDSKGNLWYSFNQSLGVLEKSDNEKYIRKEEPFSNLTGNLVNSYISINRIDSKNIFIGLTDGLTHYDATIPNTFITKPAVFIESFSFPGDTIITGNLKTIDKLFNLSYSDNRVKFTFSSPVFENQENVTYSYKLEPFEDTWRSWSPVAIKEYTNLREGNYTMKLRARNSFGIVSEIDQVKFTISPPWYRHFLAYISYLLLISLVIYVISNRIKLKIRKNKYYETIEQRRLYLEKESKIRQEQHELEKEIEKLKNDKLQIKILAKDKELVNNSLQVVKKNKTLNTIISKLKDIDTSILDDATKSEFNKLHKSIVKEVNTDKSWKDLEKHIKNVHFDFLKRLKEKYPTISPRELDLSTYLLMNMSTKEIAEIMNISNGGVELARYRLRKKLGLNKKENLIGFLMSI; encoded by the coding sequence ATGAAATCGATAAGTTGCTTTTTGGGTACATTTCTATTTCTGCTTGCTTTCAACAATTTTGGCCAGGTAAAAAACATTGGAACACCTAATCTTAAAAATTATAAACGAACAGAATATAAAGGTGGAACTCAAAACTGGAGTATCGATCAGGATAAAAATGGCAATATATATTTCGCAAATAATAGTGGATTGATTCAATTTGATGGTTCTACATGGCGTAGATATTCTTTACCAAACAATACTGCAATAAGAAGTTTGAAAATCGATGATTCGGGAAGAATTTTTGTTGGGGGAAATAATGAATTTGGTTATTTTAATGCAGGGGATAAGGGTGATTTGAAATATTACTCACTTTCAAAGCTAATTAGTCCCAAAGATGCAAAGGATATAAATTTAATCTGGAGAATTCATGTTTTTAAAGGAGAAGTAATTTTCCAATCTTTTACTAAAGCACTTTTTTATAAAAACAACAACAACAAAGTTAGAGTCCTCAACGCACCAAGAAAGTTTCAGTTTTCTTTTGTAGTAAAGAACCGGCTTTACTTTCAGGATAAGGTATTGGGAATTTTAGAATATAAAAATCAAAAATTATATTCTTTAAAAGGCACAAAGGTTCTGAATGATAAAGAGATTTGGGCCATGTTTCCGTTGCCTGACAATAAGATTCTTTTGGCTACCCTCGAAAAAGGTCTTTTTGTTTACGATTTTAACAGCATAACTGAATGGAATAATGAAGCAAATAGTTTTATAAAAAAGAATACTTCGCTTGGCGGAGCAATTATAAAAAATAAATTTATCGTTCTAAATTCTGTTTTAAATGGTGTAATAATTTGTGATTTAAATGGACATATAATTCAGCATCTAAATCGTCAAAAGGGACTTCAAAACAATACGATACTCACTTCATTTGTTGATAATAAAAATAATCTTTGGCTGGGGCTTGATAACGGAATAACCTTTATTAATGAAAATTCACCTTTTACGTATTTTGATTATAGTTATAATATAGGTACAGTTTACGCATCTGTATTGCATCAGAATAAATTGTATGTGGCAACAAATCAGGGATTATTTTATCATCACTGGAATACTCCATTCAGTGATGAACCTTTCAACAGGGTCGAGGGAACAATAGCTCAGGCATGGAATATTCAGGTTATAAATAATGTTTTAGTATGTTCCAGTAATAGCGGTGCTTTAGTGATAGAAAATAATAAGGTGTCAAAAATACTGGATACCAGAGGATATTTTGGTTTGAAACAGATACCCAGACATCCTGAATATGCCATCGGAGAGCATTATAATGGTTTTTCAATTTTTAAAATTGGATCTGACAGCGCTGAGTTTATAAATCAGGTTCAGGGTTTTGATGAAACTACCAGTACTTTCGAAGTCGAATTAGACAATGATTATGTATGGTTCAGGAAAAGCCCCTACTTATATCAGATGGAACTTTCGGATGATCTGAAAAAATTTGAATCGATAAAAAGACATACCCGGATATCGTTAGTCAATAAGGGAATTGAAAGTCTGCAATTAATTAATGATAAAGTTTATTTTCAGACAAAAAATCATTTTTACAGATTTTCTAATGATCAGGGTGATTTTTTTGAAGACAGAAAAATGAGCAGTCTTTTTAAGAATATACCGCTAATCAATACCGTAATTCAAGATTCTAAAGGGAATTTATGGTATTCATTCAATCAGTCTCTTGGTGTATTAGAAAAATCAGACAATGAAAAATACATCAGAAAAGAGGAACCATTCTCTAATTTAACGGGGAATCTGGTCAACAGTTATATATCAATAAACAGAATAGACTCAAAGAATATTTTTATTGGACTAACGGATGGATTAACACACTATGACGCTACAATTCCGAATACATTTATAACAAAACCGGCTGTTTTTATAGAAAGTTTTTCTTTTCCGGGAGATACTATTATAACAGGTAATCTAAAAACAATTGACAAACTGTTTAATTTGTCTTACAGTGATAATCGTGTCAAGTTTACATTTTCTTCCCCTGTGTTTGAAAATCAGGAAAATGTTACTTATTCCTATAAATTAGAACCTTTTGAAGATACCTGGCGCAGCTGGTCTCCTGTTGCGATTAAGGAATATACGAATTTAAGGGAAGGCAATTATACAATGAAATTAAGAGCCAGAAACAGTTTTGGTATAGTTTCAGAAATAGATCAGGTCAAATTTACGATTTCACCTCCATGGTATAGACATTTTTTAGCTTATATTTCCTATCTGCTTTTAATTTCTCTTGTTATATATGTGATTTCGAACAGGATTAAACTAAAAATCAGGAAAAATAAATACTACGAAACCATTGAGCAAAGACGTTTATACCTGGAAAAGGAATCTAAAATAAGACAGGAGCAGCATGAGCTCGAAAAAGAAATTGAAAAATTAAAAAACGACAAACTTCAAATTAAGATTCTGGCAAAAGACAAAGAGCTGGTAAATAATTCTTTACAGGTGGTAAAGAAGAATAAAACCCTGAATACTATAATAAGCAAACTAAAAGACATTGATACAAGCATATTAGATGATGCAACGAAATCTGAATTTAATAAGCTTCATAAAAGCATTGTAAAAGAAGTAAATACGGATAAAAGCTGGAAAGATTTAGAAAAGCATATTAAGAATGTACATTTTGATTTCCTAAAAAGATTAAAAGAAAAATACCCGACAATTTCTCCCAGAGAATTGGATTTATCAACTTATTTGCTCATGAATATGTCCACTAAAGAGATTGCTGAGATTATGAATATATCCAATGGAGGAGTCGAATTGGCCAGATACCGGTTAAGAAAAAAACTCGGGTTAAATAAAAAAGAAAATCTAATTGGGTTTTTAATGAGCATATAG
- a CDS encoding type VI secretion system Vgr family protein, with protein MAHFSEQVHISIGSFTQNVVYHNLEVSQKMADHHHFSFVWQYTGKAVINPADQAKAIRTYLGDEVIFTFKSLTGIRLMSKGIITELSSIDLHGSAEGLHVKGISHSIVLDDMKKSRTYQQRGMDDIVLDILAEGPGEFYERDAIKSTYLQEFNYMAQYNETNFDFLKRLAKRYGQWFYFDGMRMQFGQTKTSQVKLINGASLHSFKIQANMASHKISLGGYDYSGAANIRNASARTSSGSKDSFSAVVGHNQGTVAQNDLNNGAYTTNAQSNEEIEEMVRLQTAGSDANSVYYSGTSYFPLGLGQVFSIVNQTVEHELIVTEVSHISQVHGNYACNFKAIPADVAAPHYTDVNVFAKAETQPAKVKDNNDPEGLGRVKVEFNWAGGNHSSEWIRMIQPHSGSGKGFYFIPEIDEEVLVGFEGNNAQNPYILGTQYNGSQSSGYADGQNNVKAIHTRSGIKFILNDGDGSILIEDPSGNKYFMDGNGNTNVSAPKNMTFDAGENISITAGKNVSVSAGENVDVDASKDISQSAGNDVNINAAGDFTESANNKTEIIEKEYIRHSLESTQHAEEVTIFSTKENMLLESTNKTVEINSVEKSNFF; from the coding sequence ATGGCACATTTTTCAGAACAAGTACATATCAGTATAGGCAGTTTTACCCAAAACGTAGTTTATCATAATTTAGAAGTGTCACAAAAGATGGCAGATCACCATCACTTTTCTTTTGTATGGCAATATACTGGCAAGGCCGTCATAAACCCGGCAGATCAGGCAAAGGCAATCAGAACTTATCTTGGCGATGAAGTTATCTTTACTTTTAAGAGCTTAACCGGAATCAGATTGATGAGCAAAGGAATCATTACAGAACTTTCTTCTATAGATCTCCATGGCAGTGCCGAAGGATTGCATGTCAAAGGCATCAGTCATAGTATAGTACTGGATGATATGAAAAAATCAAGAACCTATCAGCAAAGAGGTATGGATGATATCGTATTGGATATTCTGGCAGAAGGGCCGGGAGAATTCTATGAAAGAGATGCTATAAAATCTACTTATCTTCAGGAATTCAACTACATGGCTCAGTATAATGAAACCAATTTTGATTTCTTAAAACGATTAGCCAAACGTTACGGACAATGGTTCTATTTTGACGGAATGCGCATGCAGTTCGGACAAACGAAAACCAGTCAGGTAAAACTCATCAACGGAGCTTCGCTGCATAGTTTTAAAATTCAGGCCAATATGGCTTCGCATAAAATTTCTTTGGGAGGGTATGATTATAGTGGAGCAGCCAATATTCGTAATGCCTCAGCAAGAACATCTTCCGGAAGCAAAGACAGTTTCTCTGCCGTTGTGGGACACAATCAGGGAACCGTTGCTCAAAACGACCTGAACAATGGAGCTTACACTACAAATGCCCAAAGCAACGAAGAAATAGAAGAAATGGTCAGACTGCAAACAGCAGGCAGCGATGCCAATAGTGTATATTACAGTGGAACATCTTATTTTCCGTTAGGGCTAGGACAGGTTTTCAGTATCGTAAACCAGACTGTAGAACACGAACTAATTGTGACAGAAGTATCACATATCTCGCAGGTACACGGAAATTATGCCTGTAATTTTAAAGCTATTCCGGCAGATGTTGCAGCACCTCATTATACAGACGTAAATGTATTTGCCAAAGCAGAAACACAGCCAGCTAAGGTAAAAGACAACAATGATCCTGAAGGTTTAGGCCGTGTAAAAGTAGAGTTTAACTGGGCAGGCGGAAACCATTCAAGCGAATGGATTCGAATGATACAGCCACATTCGGGCTCAGGAAAAGGATTTTATTTTATTCCGGAAATCGATGAAGAGGTTTTGGTAGGCTTTGAAGGAAACAATGCACAGAATCCGTATATTTTAGGAACACAATATAATGGAAGTCAGTCTAGCGGTTATGCAGATGGTCAGAATAATGTGAAGGCGATTCACACCCGCTCAGGAATCAAATTTATTCTGAACGACGGAGATGGAAGTATTTTGATTGAAGATCCTAGCGGGAATAAATATTTTATGGATGGGAATGGAAATACTAATGTAAGTGCGCCAAAGAATATGACGTTTGATGCAGGGGAGAATATCAGTATTACAGCAGGTAAAAATGTTTCTGTAAGTGCAGGGGAGAATGTTGATGTTGATGCAAGTAAAGATATTTCACAAAGTGCAGGTAATGATGTAAATATTAATGCAGCAGGAGATTTTACTGAGAGTGCAAATAATAAAACAGAGATAATAGAAAAGGAATATATTAGACATTCATTAGAATCAACACAACATGCTGAAGAAGTTACCATTTTTAGTACCAAAGAAAATATGCTTTTAGAAAGCACTAATAAAACAGTAGAAATAAATAGTGTCGAAAAATCAAATTTCTTTTAA
- a CDS encoding T6SS phospholipase effector Tle1-like catalytic domain-containing protein, with protein MSNILFGKPRFVPPKEDDKERNDVYMGVFFDGTSNNRENIEGRRKDPELKNTYASSKDGSNTSYGNDHSNVDRLENAYLNEKKKHYYSVYVEGIGTKNPDKNEDGTLDYYGDFTRGQGYGTGETGLFEKVEKGCQDIVKKLQDEKELNISTLYVDVFGFSRGATAARIFVNELYKVKNPRDKDSYNQGYLGKAFKELSYKVKPYRIKIRLLGLYDTVSSYGSNVLDDIDADKVPLQIPAVGFTVHLTAEDEYRENFPLTNIDSAGANSIELTLPGCHSDIGGGYKNGEEIVILTEHTTKIEDEKKLVLEQGWFNPNQLKELPSLVPYYLKGTRTLSNKYSFVILHLMAEFGKRKYKIPWKYKILNEDYKIPKELNKVKERIDAYAFEGKPKMKFHTKKQIELKRKKEWKNQQEINDFNTIVTDYYLLPDLRNKYLHCSASMDGVGMEPQKDNLGNVIRKRKKISG; from the coding sequence ATGAGCAATATACTATTTGGCAAACCACGATTTGTGCCACCTAAAGAGGATGATAAAGAACGAAATGACGTTTACATGGGCGTTTTCTTTGACGGTACCTCAAACAATAGAGAAAATATTGAAGGCAGGCGAAAGGATCCGGAATTGAAAAATACCTACGCATCAAGCAAGGATGGTTCAAACACCAGTTATGGAAACGATCATTCTAATGTGGACAGATTGGAAAATGCATATTTAAATGAGAAGAAAAAACATTATTATTCTGTTTATGTAGAAGGAATTGGTACCAAAAATCCGGATAAAAATGAAGATGGGACACTTGATTATTACGGTGATTTTACCCGAGGCCAGGGATATGGTACTGGAGAAACTGGTCTTTTTGAAAAAGTAGAAAAAGGATGTCAGGATATTGTAAAAAAATTGCAAGACGAAAAAGAACTAAATATAAGTACTTTATATGTTGATGTTTTTGGTTTTAGTCGCGGTGCTACAGCAGCCCGTATTTTTGTGAATGAATTGTATAAGGTAAAAAATCCCAGAGATAAAGACAGTTACAATCAGGGGTATTTAGGTAAAGCCTTTAAGGAACTGAGCTATAAAGTAAAACCTTATCGAATAAAAATACGACTTTTAGGACTATACGATACAGTGTCTTCTTACGGCAGTAATGTTTTAGATGATATTGATGCTGACAAAGTACCACTGCAAATTCCTGCTGTTGGGTTTACAGTACACCTTACCGCAGAAGACGAATACCGCGAGAATTTCCCGCTTACCAATATTGACAGTGCGGGAGCTAACAGCATTGAGCTTACACTTCCGGGATGTCACTCCGATATTGGCGGAGGATATAAAAATGGAGAAGAAATTGTAATACTTACCGAGCATACCACTAAAATTGAAGACGAAAAAAAACTTGTACTGGAGCAGGGCTGGTTTAATCCTAATCAGTTAAAAGAATTACCTTCATTAGTTCCTTATTATTTAAAAGGTACAAGGACTCTGAGTAATAAATACAGTTTTGTAATTCTGCATCTTATGGCAGAATTTGGAAAACGCAAATATAAAATCCCATGGAAATATAAGATTCTCAATGAAGATTATAAGATTCCAAAAGAATTAAATAAAGTTAAGGAGCGAATAGACGCGTATGCTTTCGAAGGAAAACCTAAAATGAAATTTCACACAAAAAAACAAATAGAATTGAAACGAAAAAAAGAATGGAAAAACCAACAAGAAATTAATGATTTTAATACAATAGTCACTGATTATTATTTGCTTCCTGATTTACGTAACAAATATTTGCATTGTTCTGCCAGTATGGACGGGGTTGGTATGGAACCACAGAAGGA